TCCCTTGTTTCATCTATCAACTGGTGACATGAAAAGTCTGATGTCCTTAATTAATGTCTTAGAGCGTATAACACTTAAAACCTTTTGATGAGCTTTAGTGCTCAAGCTGTTGAATCAAACTTGTCTGTGCAGTTAGTTCTTACCCTGGAAAGATATCAAAACACTGTAGTGCTTGGACCTGCACCTTTTTAAACTTTGAGGTATTGTGGTCTTTAAGACAAACTTGTTCTTTTGTTTGTCATAGAAAAGAAGCTAGCTGGCCAGTCTTTTGAAAATAAGGACTACCTTTGATGCAGTGGGTTGAAAAATGTTTGCATGTTTCACTCTCTTTAAGTTGATAGGGTGTTACAAGTACTTTCTGTTTACTCTCCTCATGATGTTCCTTTTTTCTATCAAATAGCAGAGCCTCGTAGTACTCTTAGTATGCTTCCTGTGGGTTTTTGCTGTTGGTTGTCCAGGAGTTAGAGGTATAAAATCATACTTCTTTTTGTATGTCATCTATTTCCAAATGGTTTGTCTCTCATTTCTTATGTTCTTCATGGTGTTTCTTTTCTCTCATTGATTGAACGTCTCACAGGTAGACAGACAACCTTTCATAATACTATGTTGCTGTTATTTTTGTGCACACACATACAGGGAAGCAAAGAAGACACCTTGAGTAGTCTGATTTCACACAATAGAGGATGAGAGCTGCCATATTGTCCAGTGAAAATAATAAACTGTTAACTGAATAGGTTTTTTTATGTATTTCTTGCAGGAAGCAAAACCTTCAGCTGAGGACTTAGGAGATAAGAAAGAAGGGGAGTACATTAAACTCAAAGTcattgggcaggtgagttttttacATAATTGCTTGTTGACATTTGATGTAGGTGTGACTTTTTGCATGGTAGAAATGACCAAATGCTTTCAGCTCTTCAGTGTGGATCCTCCTCTGCCATAAACTACTTCCAGTTGCATTTTCCAGAAATGTGTATTAGTGTACTCTGGTATGTTTTTTTATGCATTGAGGGATTAATTTATCCAAGGGTATGAATGAAATAAGTGGCAAACTTGATAAATTCAGGTCCTCAAAGTTTGTGTAGTATCCTAGGCATGAGATCAGCTTTATTTTTCAGGGATGGGAAAAGGATTGTTGGCTGCCCTGTTGGTAGATGTAGCAACTAGATGAATGGTGGATTAGAAGTCTGAATTGTGGCTGCATTGGAATGTGAATGTTGAGAATGTTGGCATCTTCTGTGCAAAGAGCCCCTAGCTCAGATGACAGCTAGGATTGTTTGTTGGAGATGTAGTGTTTGCTGCAGTTGGGTGGAGGCAGATGACTTTCAAGTAGGACTGACAGAGAAACTGCTTTACCTCTTGCTGGCCTAATCAGCAGTtacaagaacacattgaaaagcTGGAAGTGGCCCACATGCTTTTTGCACAGAACCTCTTGCAGTCTGTTTTATCTGTAGCCATTTTGACACCTGCAGCTACTTGCATCTTAGGGCTAGTGGGAAGGACTACAGAATAATAAGATCTGTGAGTTCTCCTTAGGTTAGTCTCATGTTGCCAAGTCTGCCTGTATCCTAAGTTCTAGATAATTACTCTTAATTGAACGAGGTTTCGTATATATTTTGAAGTGCAAGCTTTAACTTGTCTCTTAAGAATCTTAGAACAGACATCCCTGCATATGTATGTTTGTATTTCATAAGTATATCATCTGGGTAAAGATGGCAGCACAGACTGAACCATGGATGGATTTTAGTAACTTGAAATCCAAAAGCTCCATGTTGAGCCTAAGGCTACGATGCcatctgtttttttaaaaagcgTTTCCTGTGGAAGTACACAGCAAATTTAGTGACTGATAAATCATCCTGGAGGTTCACATCATGATGCACCAAGGTATGCATGGTGATAGTTAAATCACATTCCATGTTTCATGTaagttttatataattttttttcttaatgaaatgtttaaaaataaaatagatgaAGTTAGCAGTTACTACAAggagagtaattttttttcttttctgtccttAGGACAGCAGTGAAATTCACTTCAAGGTGAAAATGACAACACACCTCAAGAAACTCAAAGAATCATACTGTCAAAGACAGGTTTGTGAAACAATGacattctttaaaaagaaaataaaaacccacTGTGCTTTCAAATAAAGACTTTGGAGGTATCTGATGGTGCAAACATAATGGATCTCCTTGTTTCTTTTAACAAGTAAAAGTGCTCCTATGTAAGACAATTGTGAAGTTATACTCTAAGTTAAAGAAATCTGCAATATTAATTGTGTATGTTGGTAAATAGTGACAGTTGTTACAGACCAAAAGCATCTCTTTACTTCCAGATTCTGTGGCAGATACTGTGGATTCACAGCTGCTATTTCCAGAAGCCCTGGCCTAGTTTGCCCTCAGCTTTGGGGATAGATGCCTTGTGTGGCCTTTTCTTGGATAAGTGTGTTGGAGTTCACTTCAGGAGATATAATCATAAGTAATAATACTTTGGGGGCTTTTTCCTAATACTTCGAGACAAGTTGAACTTGTCATTGAAGTGTTCTTTCATGAAACGTTATTTTTTGCTGCCTTTCTGGTGTAGGAGGAAAGAAAAGATCAAACACCAGATACATTTGTAGCACAATCCAAATGGttaaaattatgattaattttaaaaacctggggttttttttaaatcatcttgGAAATAATTAATGCAGCATTCTTACTGACTAAGGAACATGCATGTGTGGAATTCTTTcttaaagaaagaaataattgTTTGAGTAAACACATCTCTTATCTCCTGAGCTGAATTCTGGAGGGTCTGTGATTTCCTTTGCAGCAGTCAGTGCAGTTTTTGGTGTCAAGTAGCCTTTCTCTGGTAAAGGGACTATGAACATTTCTTCCCCATTGGCCAAAGGGATTGTTGTAACAGTGTGAAGATCTGTCCTTACCTGAGACAATTTTCTCCCTAGTTGCAAACGATATTTGAGAGCTAAGTGATAAAATTGTGTCGTATTCCACATGAGCTTTTTTTGCTCATAACCTGTAAGAGAAGGAAAAGATGATGAGGTGTTTGCCTTATCTATTGATGTGGAGTATGACGTTCTGCCAGAACATGGGCACCTTGTGCAATAGACATACTTTAACTCTGTTTACCTTTGGGATGCTTGTTTCACTTTGTTTGAATGCTGATCGTTTTTCTTCCCCTCAGCTCTGCTCTTTCTTGTTCGCAGTGCTGAGCATTTGCAGAATTGATAATGGTAAAGGTTGTGATTCCTTCCTGTAGCCATAGAAGATTGGGAAAGCAAGGGTAGGAGTTCATGAAGTAAACATCGTGTTTCTCCTGTTGTCTTAGGATCCTTAAATAAGGCTGATACACTGTTGAGAAAAATACTTGTGTAAACATATCTTGGGAGAGAGGGCATAGTCAGTacttaattaataaataaagacaAGTTAAAAAAGCTAAGGAAATGTCCAGGTTGTTTAGCTACAACTCCACTGAGACTCTGGAACAAACCCATTTTGGCGCTATCATACTTTTTGAGTCACTTCTTGGTAGTCTATTTGAATGCAATAGAATATCTGAGCTCCCTGTGTAACAGGAACTAACACTCTTTTATGACTTTGTGTTGTTttgatttaaaatgtttttttcttgcaAACCCATACAAGATTCAATAAGTTGGGCTTTTTCCTTAtatgtgtgtttctttttttagGGTGTTCCAATGAATTCACTCAGGTTTCTCTTCGAGGGTCAGAGGATTACTGATAATCATACCCCCAAGGAGGTGAGTTTCTTCCTAGAAATATGGTTTGACTGTATTTCTTTAACTAGGATCTTTTAGTACAGCAGATAGGCAGTTTAGAAAGAGCCTGCTTGGACCTCCATGTGTAATGCCCCAGAAAGGAGGGTGTAGTCACTGCTTGCTGGGGGGGAAAAACACAAAGGGAATCTTCCCATTGTTGAACTTGAACTTCAGTATGACTTTGGAGTAAATACGTATTGAGTTCACATTTAGTAGATCAAAGTGTAAATAAACAGAAAACAGTTACTTCTGTCCAGTGACTTCCACCAATTGTTACAAAAAAGCAGGAAGAAACCCATAATAATGACCTTCTGGAAATGTCAAACAAACTTGTTGACTATGAAATTGAACAAGTTGCTCTCTCTGAGAGAATAGTTGTAAACAGGCTTTGAGTTGCAAGGTGTAGGTGTTAAGCTGCACTGTGAGCTAGTAGTGCACTATAGATGTAATTTATGTGGCTCCACAGCTGATGCTTTCATTGTGATGTTGGTGATGTCCTTGTTCCCCCTAAACAAGGGGCTTGGAGAAAGGTAAAGCCAGCAACTTCCAGGCTGATGTGGACTGCTCCACAAGTGGGTCTTTGCTGTAATGCTTTTGTTTTGACTCAAATACCTAAGTGTGgagaaaaatgcccaaaaatttGAATATTGTCTAGTGAGATGGAGACTGAAACTTCCTTCACCCTTTGATGAATTATGATGGGACAAAGGAACAAAGCATTGTATAATTTGTCTAGGACCTGCTCTGATTTCATCACACAGATTTATACAATTGTTATTAATAATTATTTgctgttttttttctctgttctcacagctggggatggaggaggaagatGTGATTGAAGTTTATCAGGAACAGACGGGGGGTCACTCAACAGTTTAGATCCTTCTGATTTTCTTCCCCCttaatccttttttatttttaaataatagtTCTTTTGTAATGTGGTGTTCAACACTGAAACTGGCACCCCATCTCTGGGAGTTTACTTTCAAGCGTCTGGTATTTTGAATTCTCGTGCTCATTATACACTATTGTTTCTGTTTTCATTGTGCTGAACTTCTGTGATCCAGCTGCAACCTTGCTCCCCTCTTCCCTTCTGCCCTCCCCTTTAGGAATACATGTACTCACATGCATTTGTATGTTCACTGGGTTCGTGCATTTCAGGCACGAAGGCTGTAAGATCTGCCAGGTGGGCGAGTGTTCTTAATGACTTCCATATCTGCCCTGAAGTTTTGATGTGTGACTGTCTCACTCCTGGACTATAACTTTCAGTGCGAGATGAAGTTTTTCAGAGAACTAAACTGTGGAGAAGTTGTGTATCCATAACTCAGAGCTATTTTGCTTAAATTATGCTGATGGCCCAATGAGGAAGATCGACGAGTTGGAAATGGAAAAGCTAGAACTGTTGTCATCTGTTCCTTCCTCCAGAGATGGCTTTGCTGAAGACGTGAAATTGAAAACTCTAATGATTTTTAAATATTACCAGAAGAGCTCAGAAGCATTTTAACCTCATATAGCAATTAGTGCGCGCAGGTATCCATGCAGGAATGTTCACAGCAGCCAACTGGTGTTACTTTGACACGCTTGTTTGTACCTTTTGGCCTGGGACGTGGGTTTTAAATGGACATTGTCTGTACCAGCTTCAtttaaaataaacaagaaaaCCAATTTTATAAACAACTTGCATTTTCTTTTCAAAGGATTGGAAATGAGCAAAACCATTAGAAGTTCTAATTAGGGTATGCTTTTCCTGTGACTATAAGTTGAAGCCAGAAAAAAACTGTGCTCTGTAAATATAcctcataaatattttttttcctacttgcCCTCGTAAAATACTTGATCTGCTTGTTTTTCAGGTGACTCTTAGAGACTGCTAGCTGTTTCTTTTCTTAGAAGAGACTATTCACGTACAGTTACGTAAATCTTCACTTCATGCACAGAATTTAAACTGAAAATGCAACTTGGAAGTAAATAAAGATGGCTTTTAATGTCTACATTTCATATGATATGGTACCATTAAATAATCTATGGTTGATGACATGGAAGTGTCATGACAGTTCATTGGGCATAATTTATCAGGGTCTACATGTTCCAGCTGCCTGCAGGTTATAAATGGTCAGTTGGAGAACTTGTTACTCGATATGAAAGCTGAGGTGGGAGATAATGAGCAGAGTAGTGTGAAGAGAAGATTTCACTACTCTCTCTGCTTCACCTCTTTTGCAGGTGAATAGGACTTCTTTGGTAAATCAAGTTCCATATAAATGCCAGCTTCAATTACAAGCACGTGCTGGCATACTTGGATAAAATAGCAGGTTTTaagtacttttttttaaaaatggcATTTGCTGTAAAGCTAGAGTGCATTTTCTTTCATGTTTGTGGTTGTCCTGTTCCTGATTTAGTAATTTTGTATGCGTAGTTGCACTAAGCAATTTTTTAAAGATTAAAATTTTTGTTTACAAAATGTCAGAATATGGGGTTTTCTTAAAGTATTTTATGTAATTCAGTTCTTAAGGAAAGAGAGATTGCTATGATGACGTAGAATGACACAACTTTTCTGCATCTACCTcctattgctttttaaaattctaaataCATTTGCTTCAGAATACCAGAAATAAAACAGCCTCGTGACAATTACCAGATcatcttttaaattaaaattggTATAATGCTTTTTTTTGTAGGCAAGTTCCTATTATCTCTCTTCTGCAAACTAGGAACTGAAgtgcagctgctggggtcactgtGGAAGCTGAAAGCAGAGCTGAGAACTCAATCCACGTCCCTGGGGTTTGATGCTAGTACTCAAGTGGCTGCCCTGACTATCTTTGCTTCTAGCTGCTCACTTTCCTCTTCCAAATCAGTTTTTATATGCTCATTTATATCAGCTTTCTAGCTGAAGCACTGCATTTGGTTCTCTTGAGACTGTGGAGGAGGGTTTTCTGCAAAATGCAGCTTCAGTAGGATGAAGCTCAAGGCGAAGATTGCTTTTTGTTCTGTAACCTTGTCCTAAAATACATCTCTTTAGTGAGTGCATGTGGAACCAGTGACAGACTGATTTGACCTCTTTCTCAGGCTGATTGTGAAGCCTCAAAGAGCCTCAATAGAGCTGCTGGTCTAAAGTCATGCCTTTGCTGATAGAACTTGATAGAACAATTATAAGGGGAAAACTGTCCCCTGCCTCAAAGATTAATATTGAGAACTCTGTGCAAATTGAGAAGATACATGTGCTGCAGATCCACTAGTGCCCTTTTTAAAGAAGTTAATTCTTTGGAATTACAGGTTGACATCTGAATTTTAAAGTAAAACCAACCTGAGTTTTGAAGTCAAGAagctagacttttttttttctttcttttctttttgaaagACCTAGTCCTTTTCaaagaatttctttttaaaaacatgGTCTAGAGCGGAAGTTTTAAAGCACTCACAGTttccaatgctgtaactgggaataAAGTTGGATTTCATATGTTGGAGAAAACCAGAAAATCTTTCCTCTTGCAATTTTTGTCTTTGCTTACTTGTATATTGGAAATAGGTTGGTTTTAACTCCTTTAAAAAAGTGTTGGGAGAACAAAACCCTCTTCACTGAGTCAGTTAATGGAACAGAAGGTGGAAGCTAATACTTTCTTTTGAATTGTGACAATATATTTAATTTTCACTATGGTGATGTATAAAAGCTTTATTGAAAGGAACTTTACAAAACCATCCGTCTTAACAGCTTTTCTCAAAGCTGCTGTGCCTGGAGGATTTGTGTATTCTCAGTATAAACATGTCTGCATGATCACCAGTTTGATAAAATTAGGATGTTTTTAAGTTAAATGCATAAATGTTGGCAGGATTTAGACTTCAGTTAATGTTAGATAATGCTAACACATAAATTCTGCCATGAATTTTGACTAGCCATATATTGTTTTAGAAATGCTACAGTTGTTTACTGTAGTTTTTAGCTTTTCATAATTTAAATGGATATTATTTAAGAATACAgtattaaaatatatatgttGATCTGTGCTGTGCATCTTCTGTGTGCACGCTTGAATTATTGCTGTTCAGGTAAGTTTCCTTAAATGAGAAAATCAACCTCTGAAGCACTCTACAGAGACCAGTAGGAAGGAATTGTGGTGGATGTTTAGactggttttggtttgctttagAACCAGTACTTAATGTATATCTAACGAAGTTCAGCTCCAGTTTAGAGACTGCAAAAACTCAAAACACTTCTCCACAGGAAACTCTACAGGAACTGCAATATGAATTGAATCTACAAGTGTTACACTTTGCTAGAAAATATCAGGGaagcgcaaaaaaaaaaaaaaaaaaacaaaccacacttTGCTACAGTTTCTCTGTAATCTTTGTAGTCTTTTTATTGCTGAATCTGAAATCTAGCTGCTTCTTACAGTAGCATGTTTATTGCAACTTGCTGTTTTGCAGAATTCCTCCTGAAGTCAGCACTGAGGTCTTCATACCTTTTTGTAACCTGGTGATATCATTGTTTTGTCTCTTAA
The sequence above is a segment of the Melospiza melodia melodia isolate bMelMel2 chromosome 8, bMelMel2.pri, whole genome shotgun sequence genome. Coding sequences within it:
- the SUMO1 gene encoding small ubiquitin-related modifier 1; translation: MSDQEAKPSAEDLGDKKEGEYIKLKVIGQDSSEIHFKVKMTTHLKKLKESYCQRQGVPMNSLRFLFEGQRITDNHTPKELGMEEEDVIEVYQEQTGGHSTV